In the Clostridium cellulovorans 743B genome, ACAGGTCTTTCAACTATGCTTAGAGGTCTAAAATATTATACTTCTAATATAACTGCAATTGTAACGGTGGCAGATGATGGTGGTGGCTCTGGAGATCTTAGAGAAGATCTAGGAATACTTCCACCTGGAGATATAAGAAATTGTATTTTGGCTTTATCAGATACAGAGCCTCTTATGGAAGAGTTACTACAATATAGATTCAAAGATGGAAGACTTAAAAATCAAAGCTTTGGTAATCTATTTTTAGCTGCTATGGATGGTATTTCTGTAAATTTTGAAGAAGCAGTACAAAAAATGAGTTCAGTATTAGCTGTAGTGGGGAAAGTCGTTCCTGTTACTTTAGAAAACATGGTTTTAAAGGCTGAACTTGAAAATGGAGATATAGTTGAAGGTGAATCCAATATACCTTATGAAGCCTTCAAAAATAAGAACCCAATAAAAAGAGTTTTTATTGAGCCAGAGGATGCTAAAGCTGTTCAAGAAGCTATTGATGCAATAAATGAAGCAGATGCTATAATTCTTGGACCAGGTAGCCTTTATACTAGTGTACTTCCTAATTTATTAATTAAAGATATTTCTGAGGCATTAAAGAAAACAGATGCTCTTAGGATATATATATCAAACATTATGACGCAACCTGGTGAAACAGATGGTTATGATGTAGCAGATCATATTGAAGCTATAAATAGACATGTTAAAGGGAAGATTGTAGATCTTACTATTGTAAATCAGCAAGGAATAAGCAAAGAACTTCTAGAAAAGTACCTTGATGATGCTTCTGAGTTTGTAGATTTGAATGAAAAGAAAATAAAGCAAATGGGCATCGATGTAGTAAAAGGAAACT is a window encoding:
- a CDS encoding gluconeogenesis factor YvcK family protein, whose amino-acid sequence is MKFLDWFRPGIKVKRWVFLASMGILFIAFGIAEIALRFRYYNGYYRAFYVFIIVSGIFVVYLSVMQGMKSIIALINTGYLQVSINSRKLGNLIYEKRLLVKGPKIVAIGGGTGLSTMLRGLKYYTSNITAIVTVADDGGGSGDLREDLGILPPGDIRNCILALSDTEPLMEELLQYRFKDGRLKNQSFGNLFLAAMDGISVNFEEAVQKMSSVLAVVGKVVPVTLENMVLKAELENGDIVEGESNIPYEAFKNKNPIKRVFIEPEDAKAVQEAIDAINEADAIILGPGSLYTSVLPNLLIKDISEALKKTDALRIYISNIMTQPGETDGYDVADHIEAINRHVKGKIVDLTIVNQQGISKELLEKYLDDASEFVDLNEKKIKQMGIDVVKGNLVATSSNGHVRHNSEELAAIIVETIMDRKLFFDRKKIIEYFYLSERLKETKNIDS